From Variovorax sp. PMC12, the proteins below share one genomic window:
- a CDS encoding cupredoxin domain-containing protein, which translates to MVRIRLHIPAVAALLALAATGAAASGTHAGGHDAAADSAIGKPGVAGKSFRTIHVDMTDNMRFTPSDIRVKQGETVRFVVRNVGVLKHELVLGTGKDLRAHYEAMMKNPEMEHADPNMVTLAPGKTGEVLWQFTQAGKVDFGCLQPGHYDSGMKGAVSVAKAGR; encoded by the coding sequence ATGGTTCGCATCAGACTCCACATTCCCGCCGTCGCGGCGCTGCTCGCATTGGCCGCCACCGGCGCCGCCGCATCGGGCACGCATGCAGGCGGCCACGACGCCGCCGCCGACAGCGCCATCGGCAAGCCCGGCGTGGCCGGGAAATCGTTTCGCACGATCCATGTCGACATGACCGACAACATGCGCTTCACCCCGTCCGACATCCGCGTGAAGCAGGGAGAGACGGTGCGCTTCGTGGTCAGGAACGTGGGTGTCCTGAAGCACGAGCTGGTGCTGGGAACCGGCAAGGACCTGCGCGCGCACTACGAGGCGATGATGAAGAACCCCGAGATGGAGCACGCCGATCCGAACATGGTGACGCTGGCGCCGGGCAAGACCGGCGAGGTGCTCTGGCAGTTCACGCAGGCGGGCAAGGTCGATTTCGGCTGCCTGCAGCCGGGGCACTACGACTCCGGCATGAAGGGCGCGGTGAGCGTGGCGAAGGCTGGCCGCTGA
- a CDS encoding VOC family protein, with protein MKFGYTIVYVPDVAQSLLFFEQAFGFTRKFLHESNTYGELTTGETTLAFAAHELAESNFPQGHVAASASAKPLGMELGFVTDDVAGAHARAIAAGASELSAPVSKPWGQVVSYVRCPDGTLIELCSPIGG; from the coding sequence ATGAAATTCGGCTACACCATCGTCTACGTTCCCGACGTCGCCCAATCGCTTCTGTTCTTCGAACAGGCCTTCGGCTTCACGCGCAAGTTCCTCCACGAATCGAACACCTACGGCGAACTCACGACCGGCGAGACCACCCTCGCCTTTGCCGCGCACGAGCTTGCGGAGTCGAATTTCCCGCAAGGGCATGTTGCTGCATCGGCCTCGGCCAAGCCGCTGGGCATGGAGCTGGGCTTCGTCACCGACGATGTCGCGGGAGCGCATGCACGAGCCATTGCGGCAGGGGCATCCGAACTGTCCGCGCCCGTCTCCAAGCCATGGGGACAGGTGGTCTCCTATGTTCGCTGCCCCGACGGCACGCTGATCGAGCTGTGCTCGCCCATCGGCGGCTGA
- a CDS encoding amidohydrolase family protein, with product MTTTPALTLIRGAEVLTLAGPQGTQPVHADLLLRDGRIEAIGPDLPVPQACTLVEARGKLLMPGLVNAHTHSSETFFKGRYEGMPLETWLLYAYTYLSGSPIGDRLLYLRTLLLAMQSLKSGVTTLCDDFFDPMAHSIDRLGIVFRAYRDAGIRVNVSSAVLNTPVLDSTPFGHELFPEHLSAQLKFGAPATAADYMAYCQEAFRLFHGQADGRLRLAITPSAPQRCTVDMLQACHALAVQHGVPLHTHLLETKVQAVAGQMFYGKTLLAHMHDIGILDRHATLAHAIWLTDADIARMGEAGCTVVHNPLSNLKLGSGLSPIRKLMDAGVRIGLGTDGLSSNDSARVFDLMRFAALMHNGPGSDPAEWPRAAEVLKMATIDGARTALLDEVTGSLEVGKAADLVMLDLDNDNFRPRNDIAKQLVYCENGSSVELVMVAGRIVSQDGRLLTVDESAVWAELDELLPAYLQEHGKWEAANRVFEPCFAEVIRRCQAVELPGLSRLTPPIDSR from the coding sequence ATGACGACCACGCCAGCCCTCACACTGATCCGCGGCGCCGAGGTACTGACCCTGGCCGGGCCGCAGGGCACGCAGCCCGTGCATGCCGACCTGCTGCTGCGGGACGGCAGGATCGAAGCCATCGGCCCCGACCTGCCCGTGCCGCAGGCCTGCACACTCGTCGAAGCGCGCGGCAAGCTCCTAATGCCGGGCCTCGTCAACGCACACACGCATTCGAGCGAGACCTTCTTCAAGGGCCGCTACGAAGGCATGCCGCTGGAGACCTGGCTGCTGTACGCCTACACGTACCTCAGCGGCAGCCCCATCGGAGACCGCCTTCTGTACCTGCGCACGCTGCTGCTCGCCATGCAGTCGCTGAAAAGCGGCGTGACCACCCTGTGCGACGACTTCTTCGACCCGATGGCGCACAGCATCGACCGGCTCGGCATCGTCTTCCGCGCATACCGGGACGCGGGCATCCGGGTCAATGTGTCGAGCGCGGTGCTCAACACGCCGGTGCTTGACTCGACGCCCTTCGGCCACGAGCTGTTTCCCGAGCACCTGAGCGCGCAGCTGAAGTTCGGCGCACCGGCCACGGCCGCCGACTACATGGCGTATTGCCAGGAGGCGTTCCGGCTGTTCCACGGGCAGGCCGATGGCCGCCTGCGCCTTGCCATCACACCCTCGGCGCCGCAGCGCTGCACCGTCGACATGCTGCAGGCCTGCCACGCGCTGGCGGTGCAGCACGGCGTGCCGCTGCACACCCACCTGCTGGAGACGAAGGTGCAGGCCGTGGCAGGCCAGATGTTCTACGGCAAGACGCTGCTGGCGCACATGCACGACATCGGCATCCTCGACCGCCACGCCACCCTGGCGCACGCCATCTGGCTCACCGATGCCGACATCGCGCGCATGGGCGAGGCCGGCTGCACGGTGGTGCACAACCCGCTGAGCAACCTCAAGCTGGGCTCGGGGCTGTCGCCCATCCGCAAGCTGATGGATGCGGGCGTGCGCATCGGGCTGGGCACCGACGGCCTCTCGTCGAACGACAGCGCGCGCGTGTTCGACCTGATGCGTTTTGCCGCGCTGATGCACAACGGCCCGGGCTCCGACCCCGCCGAATGGCCGCGCGCCGCCGAGGTGCTGAAGATGGCCACCATCGACGGCGCGCGCACCGCGCTGCTCGACGAAGTGACAGGTTCGCTCGAAGTCGGCAAGGCCGCGGACCTCGTGATGCTGGACCTGGACAACGACAACTTCCGGCCGCGCAACGACATTGCAAAACAGCTGGTCTATTGCGAGAACGGCAGCTCGGTCGAGCTCGTGATGGTGGCCGGGCGGATCGTCTCGCAGGACGGCCGGCTGCTCACAGTCGACGAATCGGCGGTGTGGGCCGAACTGGACGAACTGCTGCCCGCCTACCTGCAGGAACACGGCAAGTGGGAGGCCGCCAACCGCGTGTTCGAGCCCTGCTTCGCCGAGGTGATACGGCGATGCCAGGCGGTCGAGCTGCCCGGCCTTTCGCGGCTCACACCGCCAATCGACTCCAGATAG
- a CDS encoding ABC transporter permease yields the protein MTDTLVSILISGTPLVYVTLAGVLAQRAGIWNLGLEGLMIIGSCALIVGIVQTGSFAQAMLIAAGLCVAASALLWWVVERLKANPIIAGLGLTGLGLGGTSLAIQALYDSEATVTAPFGIPKLNSLTSVDLGAFGGLSVFVLFMPVAVWLVWLLLERTRLGLQMSASGEHPFAARSVGVNPGRMRLLALALGGVLCAIGGAELAGGSLQIFSQNMTAGRGFMAFAAVIFGAGSALGATGAALFFAVVSALGIRAQLMYGGAISNDLLQSLPYLATIFGVWLSTKLRGGLGSIRGTAEMRD from the coding sequence ATGACAGACACGCTCGTCTCCATCCTGATCTCCGGCACGCCGCTGGTCTATGTCACGCTGGCGGGCGTGCTGGCGCAGCGCGCGGGCATCTGGAACCTCGGCCTGGAGGGCCTGATGATCATCGGCAGCTGCGCGCTCATCGTCGGCATCGTGCAGACCGGCTCGTTCGCCCAGGCCATGCTGATCGCCGCGGGGCTGTGCGTGGCGGCGTCGGCGCTGCTGTGGTGGGTGGTCGAGCGGCTCAAGGCCAACCCGATCATCGCGGGGCTGGGCCTGACGGGGCTGGGCCTCGGCGGCACCTCGCTCGCCATCCAGGCGCTGTACGACAGCGAAGCCACGGTGACTGCGCCGTTCGGCATTCCCAAGCTCAACAGCCTGACCAGCGTCGACCTGGGCGCATTCGGCGGCCTCTCGGTGTTCGTGCTGTTCATGCCCGTGGCGGTGTGGCTGGTGTGGCTGCTGCTGGAACGCACCCGGCTGGGCCTGCAGATGTCGGCCTCGGGCGAGCACCCGTTCGCGGCGCGCAGCGTGGGCGTGAACCCGGGGCGCATGCGCCTGCTGGCGCTGGCGCTCGGCGGCGTGCTGTGCGCCATCGGCGGTGCGGAGCTGGCCGGCGGCAGCCTGCAGATCTTCTCGCAGAACATGACGGCGGGCCGAGGCTTCATGGCGTTCGCGGCGGTGATCTTCGGCGCCGGCAGCGCACTCGGCGCCACCGGGGCGGCACTGTTCTTCGCGGTGGTTTCCGCGCTGGGCATCCGCGCCCAGCTGATGTATGGCGGCGCCATTTCCAACGACCTGCTGCAGTCGTTGCCCTACCTTGCGACCATCTTCGGCGTGTGGCTGAGCACCAAGCTGCGCGGCGGGCTGGGCTCCATCAGGGGCACGGCCGAGATGCGCGACTGA
- a CDS encoding ABC transporter permease, translating into MTASRMLPVLRVVVFVCFALLLCALAFMGAGLDAGELFTGILDGAFLRDGALHQGLRWAMPLFITATGVAIAFRAGFFNIGAQGQFYVGSIFAAFTAEWLAGGPAWLVVACCLLAGMLGGALWAMWPGLLRLRSGTDEVITTLMGNFLAGLLLVYVTSGPLKDPTGSGQQASSRPIADAYRISDSLGVSPLIVVLTLLVFALSWLLANRTALGIVANLAGRNPTMVSWQGARVGRIGLFSFLVSGALAGLAGGIELLGPNGRLASGFLPAHGFTAILIALVAQLTIVGTAVSALFFGALASAALYLPVMAGMPAAAIEVINATIALFITSRAKWLDKLLTRKPA; encoded by the coding sequence ATGACGGCCTCTCGCATGCTGCCCGTGCTGCGGGTGGTGGTCTTCGTCTGCTTCGCGCTGCTGCTGTGCGCGCTGGCCTTCATGGGCGCCGGGCTCGACGCGGGCGAGCTGTTCACCGGTATCCTCGACGGCGCCTTCCTGCGCGACGGGGCCCTGCACCAGGGCCTGCGCTGGGCCATGCCGCTGTTCATCACCGCCACCGGCGTGGCCATCGCGTTCCGCGCGGGCTTCTTCAACATCGGCGCCCAGGGGCAGTTCTATGTCGGCTCCATCTTCGCGGCGTTCACCGCCGAGTGGCTCGCGGGCGGTCCGGCCTGGCTGGTCGTCGCCTGCTGCCTGCTCGCGGGCATGCTGGGCGGCGCGCTGTGGGCCATGTGGCCGGGCCTGCTGCGCCTGCGCTCGGGCACCGACGAGGTCATCACCACGCTGATGGGCAACTTCCTGGCAGGCCTGCTGCTGGTGTACGTGACCTCCGGGCCGCTGAAAGACCCGACGGGCTCGGGACAGCAGGCATCGAGCCGGCCCATTGCCGACGCCTACCGCATCTCCGATTCGCTGGGCGTGTCGCCGCTGATCGTGGTGCTCACGCTGCTGGTGTTCGCGCTGTCGTGGCTGCTGGCCAACCGCACGGCGCTGGGCATCGTCGCCAACCTCGCGGGGCGCAACCCGACCATGGTGTCGTGGCAGGGTGCGCGGGTTGGGCGCATCGGCCTCTTCAGCTTCCTGGTGAGCGGCGCGCTGGCCGGGCTGGCCGGCGGCATCGAGCTGCTGGGCCCCAACGGGCGGCTGGCCAGCGGCTTCCTGCCCGCGCACGGCTTCACGGCCATCCTGATCGCGCTGGTCGCGCAGCTCACCATCGTCGGCACCGCCGTGTCCGCCCTCTTCTTCGGTGCGCTGGCATCGGCCGCGCTCTACCTGCCGGTGATGGCCGGCATGCCCGCGGCGGCCATCGAGGTCATCAACGCCACCATCGCCCTGTTCATCACGTCCCGCGCCAAGTGGCTGGACAAGCTCCTGACCCGAAAGCCCGCATGA
- a CDS encoding ABC transporter ATP-binding protein — MNSSSSNSGASPARPALVLDGVTVQYDTVKALSDVSIAFEEGRIHAVVGQNGAGKTTFARVCSGLVKPTHGRVQIGEHEIRTGHVNAARAAGVELVHQSFALPASFTVAQAMEFGATRHSGLFTRRQLEARWQAHLDGLGLSVSPREVIRNLPIETQQGIEIARALVTDARVLILDEPTAVLAPAGVETLFERIRILKKRGVTVVLILHKIREMMAIADTVSVLRRGEHVTGPVPCASIGAAELSQWIMGDAKAPVQAAAAPPRAAEGLTAPTVLRMHKLSTQPDAEGAALNEVSLDVRAGEIIGIAGVEGNGQRTLVRAISALAGTASGTLEFGGKDMTHSDLATRRAAGLRIIPFERNVEGLSLNSSLWENWSMGRLLQGGLLSFVRPKKLQAECDVALAQWGVRYANCGQPAGSLSGGNAQKVIFAREVDDSARLIIAAQPTRGLDIGATAYVWKALRQARDRGAAIILISSDLDELFDISDRVLVMLRGQVVGEYGAPYDLRQVGQAMVGAHA, encoded by the coding sequence ATGAACAGCAGTTCCTCGAACAGCGGGGCCTCTCCTGCGCGCCCGGCGCTGGTGCTCGACGGCGTCACCGTGCAATACGACACCGTGAAGGCGCTGTCGGACGTGTCCATCGCTTTCGAGGAAGGCCGCATCCATGCGGTGGTCGGCCAGAACGGCGCGGGCAAGACCACCTTCGCCCGCGTCTGCTCCGGCCTGGTGAAACCCACGCACGGCCGCGTGCAAATCGGCGAGCACGAGATCCGCACCGGCCACGTGAACGCCGCGCGCGCGGCCGGCGTGGAACTGGTGCACCAGAGCTTCGCGCTGCCCGCGTCTTTCACCGTTGCGCAGGCGATGGAGTTCGGCGCCACGCGGCACAGCGGACTGTTCACCAGGCGCCAGCTGGAAGCGCGCTGGCAGGCGCATCTCGACGGGCTGGGCCTTTCGGTCAGCCCGCGCGAAGTGATCCGCAACCTGCCCATCGAGACGCAGCAGGGCATCGAGATCGCGCGTGCGCTGGTCACCGACGCGCGCGTGCTGATCCTGGACGAACCCACGGCGGTGCTCGCACCGGCGGGCGTGGAGACGCTGTTCGAGCGCATCCGCATCCTGAAGAAGCGCGGCGTGACCGTCGTGCTCATCCTGCACAAGATCCGCGAGATGATGGCCATTGCCGACACCGTGAGCGTGCTGCGCCGCGGCGAGCATGTCACCGGCCCAGTGCCATGCGCATCGATCGGCGCGGCCGAACTGAGCCAATGGATCATGGGCGACGCCAAGGCACCGGTGCAGGCAGCCGCGGCACCGCCGCGTGCAGCCGAAGGGCTCACGGCTCCCACCGTGCTGCGCATGCACAAGCTCTCTACCCAGCCCGACGCCGAGGGCGCGGCGCTGAACGAGGTGAGCCTCGACGTGCGCGCCGGCGAGATCATCGGCATCGCCGGCGTCGAAGGCAACGGCCAGCGCACGCTGGTGCGCGCCATCTCGGCGCTGGCCGGCACCGCGTCCGGCACGCTCGAGTTCGGCGGCAAGGACATGACGCACAGCGACCTCGCCACGCGGCGCGCCGCGGGCCTGCGCATCATCCCGTTCGAGCGCAACGTCGAGGGCCTGTCGCTCAACAGCAGCCTGTGGGAGAACTGGTCCATGGGCCGCCTGCTGCAGGGCGGGCTGCTGTCGTTCGTGCGCCCGAAGAAGCTCCAGGCCGAGTGCGACGTGGCGCTCGCGCAATGGGGCGTGCGCTACGCCAACTGCGGCCAGCCTGCGGGCTCGCTCTCCGGCGGCAATGCGCAGAAGGTGATCTTCGCGCGCGAAGTGGACGACAGCGCCCGGCTCATCATCGCGGCGCAGCCCACGCGCGGCCTCGACATCGGCGCCACGGCCTACGTGTGGAAGGCGCTGCGGCAGGCGCGCGACCGGGGCGCGGCCATCATCCTCATCTCGTCCGACCTGGACGAGCTCTTCGACATCAGCGACCGCGTGCTGGTCATGCTGCGCGGGCAGGTGGTCGGCGAATACGGCGCGCCCTACGACCTGCGGCAGGTCGGCCAGGCGATGGTGGGAGCACACGCATGA
- a CDS encoding BMP family ABC transporter substrate-binding protein, producing MTSNASSRAATPRRQILKAAAGLGGVAMASALYPLIANAKGGLIALVHTQAAGDASAVDAMIARLKLLGKETGMQTRAIYAKDPSTYETIFRTLGDAGAAIIVSTFNEVTEPFKALAPKYPKTQWLQLFGDEMKPAIPNVTTVSYDYYLGTYLAGIFAGRMSTTGKIGFIGGMSIPPLNADYNAFKAGVLSVRKDAAVTVAFAGSFQDPVKGREIATQMFNGGIDFIQTDAAATDAGIIAAANDKPGRLLSCLDPAQYPQGPKTLISIVSLHFGKSLYDEASKILKNGKGGAHLNTGLGTGVVGLELSPLFQKEGDKAVAAKAEKVMAEIRTAQAAILSGALKVPFNTIL from the coding sequence ATGACAAGCAACGCATCCTCCCGCGCCGCCACGCCCCGGCGGCAGATACTGAAAGCCGCGGCCGGCCTTGGCGGTGTCGCCATGGCCAGCGCCCTCTATCCGCTGATCGCGAATGCCAAGGGCGGGCTGATCGCGCTGGTGCACACGCAGGCTGCGGGCGACGCCAGCGCGGTCGACGCGATGATTGCGCGGCTCAAGCTGCTGGGCAAGGAAACGGGCATGCAGACGCGCGCCATCTACGCGAAGGACCCGTCGACCTACGAGACCATCTTCCGCACGCTGGGCGATGCCGGCGCGGCCATCATCGTGTCGACCTTCAACGAAGTGACCGAGCCCTTCAAGGCGCTCGCGCCCAAGTACCCGAAGACGCAGTGGCTGCAGCTGTTCGGCGACGAGATGAAGCCCGCCATCCCGAACGTGACCACCGTCTCCTACGACTACTACCTGGGCACCTACCTGGCCGGCATCTTCGCGGGGCGCATGTCGACCACGGGCAAGATCGGCTTCATCGGCGGCATGTCGATCCCGCCGCTGAATGCCGACTACAACGCCTTCAAGGCCGGCGTGCTGTCGGTGCGCAAGGACGCCGCGGTCACGGTGGCCTTCGCCGGCTCGTTCCAGGACCCGGTGAAGGGCCGCGAGATCGCCACGCAGATGTTCAACGGCGGCATCGACTTCATCCAGACCGACGCCGCCGCGACCGACGCGGGCATCATCGCCGCCGCCAACGACAAGCCCGGCCGCCTGCTGAGCTGCCTCGACCCGGCGCAATACCCGCAGGGTCCGAAGACGCTGATTTCCATCGTCAGCCTGCACTTCGGCAAGTCGCTCTACGACGAGGCCAGCAAGATCCTCAAGAACGGCAAGGGCGGCGCGCACCTGAACACCGGCCTGGGCACCGGGGTGGTGGGCCTGGAGCTGTCGCCGCTGTTCCAGAAGGAAGGCGACAAGGCCGTGGCGGCCAAGGCCGAAAAGGTGATGGCCGAGATCCGCACCGCGCAGGCGGCCATCCTGAGCGGCGCCCTGAAGGTGCCTTTCAACACCATCCTCTGA
- a CDS encoding NIPSNAP family protein gives MIVEHRLYTFRPGTIDQWREKYEREGLPVQKRHLNKFVGLYISEIGRLHTSVLIWAYDSLADREARRAAMYADPEWQAFIKSVWALDAIQSQDVMIMNPAPGSPTP, from the coding sequence ATGATCGTCGAACACCGCCTCTACACCTTCCGCCCCGGCACCATCGACCAGTGGCGCGAGAAGTACGAACGCGAGGGCCTGCCGGTGCAGAAGCGCCACCTCAACAAGTTCGTGGGCCTGTACATCTCCGAGATCGGCCGGCTGCACACCTCGGTGCTGATCTGGGCCTACGACAGCCTTGCCGACCGCGAGGCCCGCCGCGCCGCCATGTACGCCGACCCCGAGTGGCAGGCATTCATCAAGAGCGTGTGGGCGCTCGACGCCATCCAGAGCCAGGACGTGATGATCATGAACCCCGCCCCCGGTTCGCCGACGCCCTGA
- a CDS encoding GMC family oxidoreductase, with translation MNDKNDYDYIIVGAGSAGCALAARLSARPATRVLLLEAGGKDSNPLFRLPMLMGKLFQSGIYNWHFHTEPEPNLNGRKIYWPRGKVLGGTSTINGMIYVRGGKQDYDGWAAMGNPGWSYKDVLPAFKRSEGHIQRDGVFHNAKGELTVCRARGWNALLDVFCAAGQQAGYPLNDDFNGASQLGFGRYDFTIKNGKRWSTSFAFLRPALKRSNLKVVTRARTHKVLVERARAVGVSYELHGQMRTVRARKEVILCAGVVGSPHLLMLSGIGPKEELEQHGIAVLKPLPGVGGNLQDHVDCVMSYECKQPVTLYKDLRFDKIAFSVVQGMLFGEGITTTFPYEAGAFIKTSPELANPDVQLHFMPALEKTANLYFPNPFRKSTVEAKHGFTLRVGPVNPNSKGRIRLRSGRPTDAPMIEPNYLDTEFDRKTMVDAIRATRRIIEQPAFDDYRGKEIAPGPEKQSDEDLVAWLRATAMTTFHPVGTCKMGHDELAVVDHRLKVHGIEGLRVADASIMPVISSGNTNAPAIMIGEKCAEFILAGQ, from the coding sequence ATGAACGACAAGAACGACTACGACTACATCATCGTGGGCGCGGGCTCCGCGGGCTGCGCCCTCGCCGCGCGGCTCAGTGCGCGCCCCGCCACGCGCGTGCTGCTGCTGGAGGCCGGCGGCAAGGACTCCAACCCGCTGTTCCGCCTGCCGATGCTGATGGGCAAGCTGTTCCAGTCGGGCATCTACAACTGGCACTTCCACACCGAGCCCGAACCCAACCTCAATGGCCGCAAGATCTACTGGCCGCGCGGCAAGGTGCTGGGCGGCACGTCGACCATCAATGGCATGATCTACGTGCGCGGCGGCAAGCAGGACTACGACGGCTGGGCTGCCATGGGCAACCCCGGCTGGTCGTACAAGGACGTGCTGCCCGCCTTCAAGCGCTCCGAAGGCCACATCCAGCGCGACGGCGTGTTCCACAACGCCAAGGGCGAACTCACCGTGTGCCGCGCGCGCGGCTGGAACGCATTGCTCGACGTGTTCTGCGCTGCGGGCCAGCAGGCCGGCTATCCGCTGAACGACGACTTCAATGGCGCCAGCCAGCTCGGCTTCGGCCGCTACGACTTCACCATCAAGAACGGCAAGCGCTGGTCCACCTCCTTCGCCTTCCTGCGGCCGGCGCTCAAGCGCAGCAACCTCAAGGTCGTGACCCGCGCGCGCACGCACAAGGTACTGGTGGAGCGGGCCCGGGCCGTGGGCGTGTCCTACGAGCTGCACGGCCAGATGCGCACCGTGCGCGCGCGCAAGGAAGTGATTCTTTGCGCCGGCGTGGTCGGCTCGCCGCACCTGCTCATGCTGTCGGGCATCGGCCCGAAGGAAGAGCTGGAGCAGCACGGCATTGCGGTGCTCAAGCCGCTGCCCGGCGTGGGCGGCAACCTGCAGGACCATGTGGACTGCGTCATGTCCTATGAGTGCAAGCAGCCCGTCACGCTCTACAAGGACCTGCGCTTCGACAAGATCGCGTTCTCCGTGGTGCAGGGCATGCTGTTCGGCGAAGGCATCACCACCACCTTCCCCTACGAGGCCGGCGCCTTCATCAAGACCTCGCCCGAGCTCGCCAACCCCGACGTGCAGCTGCACTTCATGCCCGCGCTGGAGAAGACGGCCAACCTGTACTTCCCCAACCCGTTCAGGAAGAGCACGGTCGAGGCCAAGCACGGCTTCACCCTGCGCGTGGGACCGGTCAACCCGAACAGCAAGGGCCGCATCCGGCTGCGCTCGGGCCGCCCGACCGACGCGCCGATGATCGAGCCCAACTACCTGGACACCGAGTTCGACCGCAAGACCATGGTCGATGCGATCCGCGCCACGCGCCGCATCATCGAGCAGCCCGCATTCGACGACTACCGCGGCAAGGAGATCGCGCCCGGCCCCGAGAAGCAGAGCGACGAAGACCTCGTCGCCTGGCTGCGCGCCACCGCCATGACCACTTTCCACCCCGTGGGCACCTGCAAGATGGGCCACGATGAACTGGCCGTGGTCGACCACCGGCTCAAGGTGCACGGCATCGAGGGCCTGCGCGTGGCCGACGCCTCGATCATGCCGGTCATCTCCAGCGGCAACACCAATGCACCGGCCATCATGATCGGCGAGAAGTGCGCCGAATTCATCCTGGCCGGCCAGTAG
- a CDS encoding TetR/AcrR family transcriptional regulator: MRETKTTRPSAPETTADREIRAANKRKILKAASEVFAAKGFDGARIAEIATVAELPKANVYYYYPTKEELYSATFAPLLEEWDSALRILKVETEPAVALRAYVEAKLRMGRKNPLEARLFANEVVRGGTFLSAADRAHIAQSTAASIEVLEAWMAAKKIRRIDARHFLFMLWASTQFYADYEPIVNAVLQVKKLTAVHYEQALECIVSTVLAGVLLD; encoded by the coding sequence ATGCGCGAAACCAAGACAACACGACCTTCGGCACCCGAGACAACCGCGGACAGGGAGATCAGGGCGGCCAACAAGCGCAAGATCCTCAAGGCCGCCAGCGAGGTGTTCGCGGCCAAGGGCTTCGACGGCGCGCGCATCGCGGAGATCGCCACCGTGGCCGAGTTGCCCAAGGCCAACGTCTACTACTACTACCCCACGAAGGAAGAGCTCTACAGCGCCACCTTCGCGCCGCTGCTGGAGGAATGGGACAGCGCGCTGCGCATCCTCAAGGTGGAGACCGAACCCGCCGTGGCGCTGCGTGCGTACGTGGAAGCCAAGCTCCGGATGGGCCGCAAGAATCCGCTGGAGGCGCGACTGTTCGCCAACGAGGTGGTGCGCGGCGGCACCTTCCTGTCGGCCGCCGACAGGGCGCACATCGCGCAGAGCACGGCCGCCAGCATCGAGGTGCTCGAAGCCTGGATGGCTGCCAAGAAGATCCGCAGGATCGACGCGCGCCATTTCCTCTTCATGCTCTGGGCCTCGACCCAGTTCTATGCCGACTACGAGCCCATCGTGAACGCGGTGCTGCAGGTGAAGAAGCTCACGGCGGTGCACTACGAGCAGGCGCTCGAATGCATCGTGAGCACGGTGTTGGCGGGCGTGCTGCTCGACTGA
- a CDS encoding helicase SNF2, with product MTASKLLSAVSLALLAAAGAAHAESYDGVHQLTSAASRAEVASQAVVAAHSANPYADGANSGPVQLTASATSRAAVRAEAVAAAHSANPYADGASSGVAPVLASGVDRATVRAAARAAARGDTLPL from the coding sequence ATGACCGCCTCGAAACTCCTCTCCGCCGTCTCTCTCGCTCTGCTGGCCGCTGCCGGCGCTGCCCATGCCGAAAGCTATGACGGCGTGCATCAACTGACTTCCGCCGCGAGCCGCGCCGAGGTCGCCAGCCAGGCCGTCGTGGCCGCGCACAGCGCCAACCCCTATGCCGATGGCGCCAACTCGGGCCCGGTGCAACTGACCGCTTCAGCCACCAGCCGCGCAGCCGTTCGCGCCGAAGCCGTGGCCGCCGCGCACAGTGCCAACCCGTATGCCGACGGCGCTTCGTCGGGCGTGGCGCCTGTGCTGGCTAGCGGCGTCGATCGCGCCACCGTGCGTGCCGCTGCCCGCGCTGCTGCTCGCGGCGACACGCTGCCGCTGTAA